The DNA segment gaaatttaactgatttttttgttACGATTTCATTTAAAACTTCAAATTAGTTCGGCAAAATTTCTTACACCTTTGCACATTCTGATCCACCTTTTGGATATactcttcttttgctttttattttattttttgctaaccTTTCTCATCTTTTAGATTTCAGTTTCTAAATGCTTACTGGAGGCTGGGTTAAGGACAGACCCCAGACAGTCTGTCACTTTGACCTGCTGTAGCCCAGAGAACCGGGGTGGTGCTTTcctggaaagaaagcaaaagagagcaGCCTTTGCAGGGTGCTCAGAAGCTTTTGAGAAAACGCTGTTTCTCTAGCATCTCTAAATTGTGAAAAATCTGTGTAGCCTCAACTTTTTGGGGCGGGGAGCCCGAATGCTCTGAGAAGGCAGGTTGGATGAAGACCAAAATCAGGCCCTCGCAGTTCCTAATAATGGGGAATGAGGCCCCCCAAATGCCTCAGATTCCAGCTGAGTTGCTTTCACCGCGCCCACCCACCCCTCAGGAACAGGGTCCAAATCAGGCGGTGTGAGTGACTCCTCCAGGCCTCCCGCGCGCCTTCCCACCACCCGTGTGCTTTCCTCGCCCGCACCATCGCTAATGGGGGGTCGAAATCCGCTGAGATGAGAGTGGCTGTGGGAAATGAGCTGGAAAGGAAACAGACAACTACAACAAAATGGCTCAAAATCCAACCTTTCTAACCTGAAGAATGGTTCCTTCCCTCTCAGTCACACAACCCCGCAACCCAGTGGCTGCACAAAAGGAGGGACATTTTCTAATTGCTCAGTAAGTACAATCGTTGGGGTTTTTACTAAGGTGTCCCTGGAGGGTACTCAGTGGACCTGTTCTTCGCGGTTTCCAAGAAGGGCCAGGCCTAGGAAGACGCTTCTCATTTCAATCCTAATTGAAGACGTCTTGTCAGGATTGGGCGCCCAGCTGAGAGGACGCCAGGagcggtcttttttttttttttgtaattttcacTTATTCCCATAGGGTCTTAATTTTGACTTTGTCTTCATTCTGAAGGTAAATAGAGCCTTTGTAGCCGTGATTACAGAAAGACATTTCAATCCTTTTTTGCTTCttcgtcttcttttttttttttaataggttaaTCAACTGACTGAAGAGGCATTACAATGCAAGTGTAAAATTTTGTTCAGAAAAGAAATTTGGTGTCAGGCTAAGGGTAGGAGTTTGGAGAAAAGCAGAATTTCCATTTTGCCCTAGTCGCTAACCATTTCTTAAAAGAAGTTACTTGGGTTTTGTACCAGTGACACCACCTTTTAAGTAAAATTGATGGGAAAGGTATTTTTCATGAGTTGCAGTTAACAAGAATAGCCCAGATTCTCAATACTTGTAAATTTTTCTCTCACCTTACGAATGAAGGACCACGTGGCCTAATGGATAAGGCGTCTGACTTCGGATCAGAAGATTGAGGGTTCGAATCCCTTCGTGGTTGTTTCATTTTTCACACTCCGGCTACCTTTACCCAGATATCACTGTCCCAGTATCTCCCTTTGGTTATACGTGATTCAGTAAGTGGGGTCGGCGCCAGCCTTCTCTTTGTACTATAGGAGTCCTTGGTCAGGCAGGTACGCAGGTGTTGGGATTGCGAAGAGCGCCAGCCTTGGTCTTTTGGAGCCTCCTCCAGGAGTTTGGGTGGACCCAGTGAGTGAGGTGGGTGCCACAAGGCACGAATGTCAAGGAATTCTGCTCTCCCCGTCCGATAGTGTCTGGACGTATCTTATTTTAGCGTACGACTCTTCCGTTGGTTTTCAGGTGCCGCTCTGTACTTCGACGCTGAAAATGTTGATTTGCTTTTTGGAAGTCAGTTTAAATGGCGCCCCCTTTCGACAGGAAAACTTGCCACATTTTAAGCAGCTGGCTCCTGATTCACGTGGATGCCACCTGAGAGGAGCGCCGTCTTTCGGTGGGTTCTCCCACACGTTGCAAGATGAATTAGTTGAACGTTAAGCAGTATCTGAGGAGCCAGGGTTAAAACAGAGACTTGGAACCATGAGAAGAGACCAGTCAGGCAAATTATAATGAAGAGGGAGCTTCTGCACAAGTGGAAAGAACGTGGTCAAATACATTTGAATATTTAGGCGTAATGGACACATTCATATAACAATATGACGGCTCAAATTAGATTCAAGTAAGAATTGAAATTTTGAATGGTCTTAAACtatgaaatattttgaattaGTTGTCAAGTCTTCCTACTGAGAAAATTACATCTCCTTCCGTTTGCTACGAActtctttaaaacattaaaagaagaaataaatctaaCCAGACACAGCTCTTCCACAGtataggagagaaagaaaaaaaaatccacaactgCTCATGCCGAATGctgtaatgatttttttcccatgaGTGTACTTCTTTAACAGCTCTATCGAGGCAAAATTTTCTTAAACTGCATGTATTTAAACTTATAGTTTGACATATGTATAACTCATGAAACCATCACTACAAAAGAGATAATGAACACAGACACCATCCTCAAACGTTTCCTCAGGCCTTTTTGTAATATGTTCATCTGTTGCTGGATTTtgtttgttagtattttgttgagaatttttatgtcCATGTTTATgagagatattggtctgtagttttcttatcTCATGATGTCTTTGTGTGACTTTAGCATCAAGGTAATAATggcttccttttccaatttttataAGAGTTTGTAAAGATAtaatatcaatttttttaaaatggcagaATTTAGCAGTTAAGATGTCTAGACTAGGGCTTTTCTTTATGGGTAATTTTACTCACTAAATCAATCTGTTTGCTTGTTATGGATTCTAATTCCATGCTAAATGCTTATGTCAGTCATCTACATCTTTGTAACAAACCTCACCCAAATTTTgtgggtgacttaaaacaacatttaGTTTCCAATTCTGCAGGTCAGTTATTGGGCTGTGCTCAACTAGGCAATTCTTTTGCTGGTTTTGCTTGTGGTCACTCATTGATTGCAGTTTTCTGGCAGCCTGACTGGGACTAGATGGTCCAAAATGTTCCCACTCACTGTCTGGGGTGTCATGTGGAATGGCTGGGATGACTGGGACTCTCTCTTCACATGATCTTCAGTTCTTCAGGAAGTTAGGTAGGATTTCTTCACATGATGTCTCAGGGTCCCAagatggcaagaggagaagttATAAGGCTCTTGAACCCTAATATTGAAACTCCCACAACATCATTAAGACAGCATTCTATTGGCCAAATCGCAAGGTCAGCTCACATACAAGGAGGGAAATAGACTCCACCTCTTTACGGTAGCTGCTGCACGATCATATTCCAAAGGGACATGCATAGTGGGAATTTGtgacaggacttggtgactgaacaacaacaatcaatcaACCGAACAATGTTTTGTTATCTCATTTAACACTAAAAACAACACTGTGAATAGCCACGATTGATATATCTTGGTAAGTAAATTATCCATTACCACTTCTTTACCAGTGTTAATCTGAATTGGTCTGTGAACCTTGTTTTGAACctacctttggagaaggaaatggcaactcactccagtatcttgcctggaaaatcacatggacagaggagtctggtgggttacagtccatggggtcgcaaagagtcggacacgactgagcgacttcactttctttacctgGTGGGCAGCTCAGGGTGGGGCCAGGGATAATGTAAGCGCTCCAAAATGTAGCAGCAGCTGAAAAAGCACTGATAGTGCTGAGCATTTAAACATGTGCAATTACAAATTTTTGTAAAGCCAGAGAACTCCACGTCCTTGTCTCAGGATGAATCTGATAATGTTTAAGATCGAGAGGGTGAGATTAAGTGACCCACACACAGACTCCTGGTTCAACTCCTTTTCTGAGGCTGAGTTCCTGAGTGTCTGATATATCTACAGGCAGCATGGACTTATAAAGAGTAATAAGCACCTTAGAGGAAGCCCCGATGAGTGGAGAAACTGAGGAAACCAGGTTCAAAATACAGGAAAACTTCTACTGAGATGTTTAAAAACCAAGATCGTCCACATTTCACATAACTGACAAATCAGACGTAGTTTATTACTGTGAAACAGTCTTGGCAAGAGACAAAAGTTAAATTGCCAACGTGTCGGAAGAAGGAAGACACCGAAATCAGCGGGATGGTACTTAAACCATGCACGACCGTAAACAGAATTTTAAGACAACCCACAACCAAGCTCTAGTATGTAAATCCCAACCGTTGATCGCTTTGTGGGGACCTCAAATTTAACCTGTCTCATACGGCTAGAGAGTAGTAAAATTTGCTCCAGGTGAGGCTCGAACTCACAACCTCGGCATTGCTCACAAGTGTACTGTCTTATAAGTACCGCGCGCTAACCGATTGCGCCACTGGAGCTCCGCTAGGTAGGGGTTTGGGGAGGTGTAAGTGAATATACTTTCACAGATGAAGACTTGTTTAAGGTAGTCAATATTATGAATAAAATGGCGCCTTCTGATACGGGGTTTTCTCTTTGAATCTGATATGCAGTTCACAGCAGCAGTCTTTGATCAGTTGGTATCAGCCAATCTGCCGCCGTTTCCCCCACAGTACAGAGAAGCAGCCTCGGTTGAGCGTCGCAGCCATCTCCATCTTGATTTTCCGCTCATATTCCCACGGCTTCTCTAAATTCAGACTTATTTGAAAGCAtttgaatgggggaaaaaaattacattgGTTCCACAAAGGCAGGAAGCTTTCCACTCAGGAGTGTGTACTCCGTCTGTGTGACCACAGTGCATTTTCGTTGCTCCGAATTCCCGGGGACTTACCATCTCAGCGGTCTACTTTCTCGCATCACCTCTGCCTCGGCTCTGCGCTCCGCTCGGCCGACTTTCCCTCTGCTTCAGATGCCACCCGTCCCACACCGACCCAGTCACTGTTTTTTAACTTAAGAATGTTAAAATACTTTGCTATCCTGAAACATTCGGAGAGCTAATATTTCCTTTAGAAAAAGCACTGTTTTAAATGTACTAAGTTTAAATAAACTATGTTAAATGCAATACAGACTAAGGaaatgcagaaaaacaaaaaggtggTAACTTGAAAATTTTCTGAAGTCTCACACTCAGagaaatatattgtttatatttgTGGTTCATTTCAAGATTTTTCATTCTAGTTATACATTTTGGGACAAAAGAAACTCCCTCCGGATGGCTCCATGGCCTGCGTGGACACACTGTGACCCAGACGTGAACCACAACTTCACTTGTTACCGGACCCCCATTACCTCCATTTTAACAGAGGGGCCGTGATGACACTTTGGGTCTTTCCATATAAATATTCACTTGGACCTTGTTTCCAACAGTCCTTGAAATTTGAGGGGTTTTCTCTTTAGCAAGTCCATTTAGGAAAGAAATGGGGgaattatattctatatattttcaGTGGCACTGCAGGGTCATCAGGAATTGGCTTCTCCCTTTAATCCAAGATGTCAGATCTGAAAACTGGTTTATGATCAGAAACTGGGCAAGGTATTGTGACTGTATTTTTAACTGGGGCAGCTACCCTCAGTCTTCTGATTATCCTTGATTTCTTCTGTGTAGACAGTGATATGCTTGTTGGCTGCCCATCTATTTTGTTTCTAGGGATGCTGTATTTTATTAACTGTCTCAACACTCTACAAAGGTGGCTACCTCTCTGAAATTGTCTTTCATTACATGAATTTTGCCCACCACACCCGGCACATGTACATGCATACACTGACCAGGTTCTGACCAGCTCAGTGCTGCTATTTCTGGCCTGAATTGCTTCAAGATCCTATAATTCCCATTGCTGTCAGTGAAGCCACTTCTGTAGCAGAATCTCGTATCACCAGCACAAGTCCAATAGAGGACAGTCACCATGGAGCTTCTTAGTAATGGTAGTGTACCTGTCCCATCAcatgcctccccccacccccaacagaaTATCCTTTGGCTCTCCTGTTACCAATTCATCCAGTGGGTTTTCCAATATTACATGGTAAATCCACTCTAGCATGTCCACTTCTTTGAATTTTTGATCCCTCTTTCTGCCATCAATGTCAAGAGTCCTGGCATTCTTACCACATTTAGTGAGAGCTCTTGCTGTTTTAAGCAGGAGAATCCTAACAGTACATTGAGTTCTTGCCAGCGTATAAAAATTCTGTACTTTGGGAGAATGCTCTAGTATCAGTGTATTCTACATCAACTAACTTTGCATTCTACTCTTCTTGATCCAGAACACTTAGAATTTAGTTGTGTACGGAAGGATGCCGAATGTGTGGCAGAGGTACGTGTTTGGCAGAGGAGAGATCTCTGCATTGTCTTCAAGGAAGAAGGACTAACTAACCCTTGGTAAGGAGGATTGGGCTACTTCTAAAAAGCTGAAAGGATCTTGGGAAATCTGGAGATCTAGATGTTCTAAtgtatcccttggagaagaaaatggcagcccactccagtattcttgcctgggaagtcccatagaccgaagagcctggcaggctacagtccatggggtcgcagagtcagacatgacttagcgactcaacagcaacaacaatgcaTCCCACCAAATGTCTCCATCCAATGTTTcaatattctgttcttttccaattGAGGCCATGACCTAGGCACAGAAGATAATCTGGTTTGGGAATTTAACATACTTTGGAGTCCTACTATTCCTGTGATTAAATCTTGGAGCTGAACCTTAGCTTTTTTTGCCCTTGAGTTGCAGGATATGAGAGTTTTTTTTATACCCTCCTATGGAGACTCTGGCTTTCACATTAGCCTCTACTTggcttcctttgtgactcagctggtaaaaaaatctgcctgcagtgttggagacctgggttcagtccctgggttgggaagattcccctggagaaggaaaaggctacccactccagtattctggcctcggtcccagaaagttggacacaactgagtgactttcactttatttgaTGAGATATCATCCTCAGCATTTAATCATCTCTTTCCAATTTCTTCTACTGAAGAATTCTATTACATTATTATTACCATCTCTCCCATATTTATCAAGCACCTGATACATCACATCTGCTTTTGCATATCCATTGGTATAGCATCTCAGTTCAGGTTGggtgaaagttttaaaaactgcTACATTGTGCTAGTGGCTGTGTTCCACCAATCCCTTTACTGCCAACCAGATGGATAATCCAGCTTCAAAAATCtcattttagggacttccctggagtccagtggttaagacactgcactttcacttcaagggtatgggttctatccctggtcagggaattaatatCCCCACTTGCTGCATGGGTgttgcaaacaaacaaacaaccaaaaaactcatcttggcattttctttctcagatgctttaccaactacTGTATTTTGTGTTCCCTGGAAAGACTCCAAAATGGGGATTTGCATTCAGAAACTTTACTGGGGTACTATCTCAGGGTGAACACCTGAGAAGCAATGAAGAATCAAAATCTGTCAGAGGAACAAACTGGGCTGCAGTGCAAGCGCAGAAGGGCATTTGCCTATTCCTGGGGGTCTCCACAACTGGAATGGCCCTTTAGATGTGTCCCAAGTTGAGAAGTCAGATCTTGGCTGTTATACCTCGCATAGACCAATAATTAGATATAGGCTGCCCTTGGAAATGAAATGTGACCTTGACCTGAGACAATTCCTAAAAAGAGATGACAGTTGAGAGTCATCAGGTAACAACCTTCCAAGGATCTAGGAAGGTAAATCTTCTATCCAAAGGGTCCAGGTATTTAGTCAATACACCATCTGTGACAGTCACagtgaggaagaagagagagagaaaatgagtctGAGCTCTGGATAGGATTTGAAAACCACCACAGTGATTCCAGATGCTGTAGGAAACATTTTATTGGAGATAGTTGCAGGGCTGGTTCTGAAGCTAAGGGTTCTAGGGTTGAGAAGGGAAAGCCTATCTTTCAAAGGATGCTCTGACCAAGTGTCATACTCTGAATACACTAAAGATCAGACAGAGGAAGGTTTTTGTAGGGTCTGAATTAAAAAGAGGCTCTGACTGCCACCATCATGGAGATACTCTTCCCTTCATGTGAGGCAATTTCTTGCTCCCACTCTATCTAGGGCTCCTACAAAAGAGTGACAGATCAGCGGAGGCAGGGATGGGTGGGGTGTCATGGAAAAAGACTGAtctgaaaatatttggaaattgacTTTACATGTTTCTCCTAGGGGAAGACAAATGTTATGAAGTAGAACTTAAATTGTATGGCTATTCACCGCATTGTCAATTCTACACATTTAGggtagagagagaaggaagactcAGAATGTGTAGGAACATGCTTTTTCAGGATATCATGGCAAATTGACCTATCCTCATggatgaattggagaaggcaatggcaccccactccagtactcttgcctggaaaatcccatggatagaggagcctggtaggctgtagtctatggggtcgctaagagttggacatgactgagtgaagagaatgtagagaaaagatTTTGCTTTTAAACAGGTCTTCAGGTAAAGAAGCAGGATGGCTCCTGCCCCCAACTTGATCTTCTTATTTGGTTTGGAACTGTTTCATGTATGCCAGAATATCTGACTTGACTGTACTGACTGGAGTCCGATGAAACCAGCGCATGACAGGGACGCCATCAGGTCCCACTAGGAACTTCTCAAAATTCCAGCGGATGTCACGGACCATGATGGGTTCCCAGGATATATGTTTGATTGAGCCCATAAACTCAGAAGGGTGAGGACAGGATTGCTGcagcagagagatggaaaaaagaaatgacgGAATCATTTCTGATCATGGATGATCCAGGCTATTTTCACCCACAGATACTCCACTTCCtcttatgttgagatatgttcgtTTCCTATGATTCTTAATATATTCTCTGAATCACAACCATGCTAACTACCAAGAAAGTTGTAGATATTATAGCAAAAGTCTACTTCCTCTTTCTATCTCTCCCTGTGACCCCATCACAAAATCCTGTTCCTATGAATGAGATATGTCAGCTCTCTAGCTTTCAATTCCCTTTTCTACAAAGGGAAGAGATTAGAATGTGGTTTCCTAGATCTTGATGCTCCATGGGCCAGTCATCTTTTGAAAATACCTTTTGGGGGCTAATATGGAgttccagtgttttgttttgaaaaataagagaaaaattttaaaacaccatTACTTCATTTagttttaaagagataattataAGAATAAATTACATATGTGTCCTAATCTTAGAATAATGGGCAGCTCTATAAATCAGTTGATGTTTATGAAACCCTCCTAACATTGCCCTGTTTTTTCAGTTTACTGAGTATATATAAAAATCTCAACATGGGTCAACCTTGGCCCACAGTTCCGCATTTAAGGACACTGAACTCTGATCATCTTTAAGGGCCCTTCTCAGCTCTCACGTTCTCTGTGTCTAAGAGCCAGTGTTTCATAAAAGGCACTTATTGCATTGTATTacatctgcctttttttttttttttttttggtcttctccAGTATGAACTCATCAAGGAACAGGGACAGCgtctgtttatttttataccCTTATTGTTTAGCAAACTGCCTTATAGATAGCAGACACTCAACAAATGttccttgaatgaatgaatgtcaatGAACAAAAGAGAATGGTCCCAGTGAAAGGTAGCACTCTACACAATGCTTTGTACCACAAAGCCAGAGCATCACAGATACTAACAAATTTAACCCTAGTCCCTATGCTTATAAGGAGATCTCTTCCAAAGAGTCCAacccctcctccaggcaggagCCCTTGCGTCCGTTTCTACCACACCAACTCTACATTAGGAATATTAAGGAAGAAGAAGCTTAGGTCAGTAATTAACTCACCTTTAAGAAGGTGAAGACTTTCTGCTCTGTTTCACCATTCACATCCCCTTTCTCAAACAGCTGGAAATTAGGTACGTATCCTCCTCCTGGACGGACATACCTGCAATGAACCATAATGTTCCCAGGAAGCTCCAGAATATAAGAGAGAAAATTATAATAGGGTACCAGGATTTGAGGTTATGAAAAAGGGGAATCAGATATGGAGGTATAGAAAACAGGGCTGAGAAGGGGAAGTAAGGTCGTTGGTAAACTTTGGGCTCCCTGAcacttgatttttctctattccaCATGCTGTCACTGTCTCCCATCTGTATTGTTTCTGTAACAGCAACACCAGGAGCTATTTCTGTGCTCCCATTCCTCCACCATCCATCCAGGTCTCACTTCCCAGGGAAGGGGAAAGCATCTCTGACACAGCCAGACTCACATCAGTGAAGGCCAAATTTAAAATCAGTTAGTAGGTACCCCAAGCCCATTAACCCACTGCCCATCCTGGAAATTCCCAACATGGAAGTGCCTCTGGAAATGGAGAAAAGGTAGACAGAGACAGATCTCTATAGGGTTTTAAGTAGGCGCTTACTTCAGTCCTGGAAGAATTTCTGAGTTTTCTCCCGGTTCTTGCTTTCCGAATTGGTTACAGGGAAATCCCAACACAACTAGGCCAAAGGGCTTCAGCTCCTCCTGTAGTGCATTCAGTTCTATGGGTAGAGAATGGACAATATGGTGGCCTGGCCAGAGAGCCTGCCTTGTGTGTATAGACAGTGATCCTTGgaaatacccattttacagagggaaaAACAGAGGTCCAGGAAAAGCGGAAAAATATCTAAGTCAGAAAGACTGTTCATGGCAGGGCTGAAATGAAATACTAGATCTCCAGACATGTATGCAAAAGCCCTTTGTTATAATGGAGTATTTCCCAAATCTGCAGCACATCAGAATCAGATGGGACCTTTCCTTAAAAATAAGGATGCCCAGATTCCTTTCCAGAAGTTCTTCTGGTCACATTATTCTGAGGTGGCTCCCCAGTCATCTTTATTATTCTAAAGCTCACCAGATCACTGctggtgggattgtaaaatggTATAACtgttatggaaaataatatggaggtttcttaaacaattaaaaatagaactaccgtaaaGCAGCAGTCCCAATTCTGGGCATATATGCATAAGAATTGAAAAACAGTCTCAGAGAGATATTTGCACATCCATGTTCATAGGAGCACTATACATAAAAATcaagaggtggaagcaacccaaatgtccattgatggatgaatgcataaacaaaatgtggtatatccatatacaatggaatattattcagttttaaaatggaaggaaattttgtcacatgttacaacatgaatgaatctttatgctaagtgaaataaactagtcatgaaaagacaaacactgtaggTAAGAGAAATACATGTggtatctaaagtagtcaaatttatagaaacagaaggtagaatagtggttaccaggggcttgGGGGAAAGGCGAAAGGGGAGCTGTTAtttaatggatacagagtttcagttttgcaagacagAAAAGTTCTAGAGATTTGTTTTAcaacaatgaatatttttaacaCTGCTGAACAGTCTTCTTAAAagaggttaagatggtaaattttatattttgtctttttgtaccacaatttaaaaacaaaaattttaatttcattttaattttaaacaaaaccaCATTTAAACATCACTGACTATCAGTTTGCCTTCCCTGATTGGTTAATTGGTagattgaatctttttttttttttttttaaaggaagggaCATGCACAATGAGAATGGACTTCTCTCCTCTTCACAGGCTAGTTCACCCTGGGTAGAGTAGGGGTAAATCTGACAGGGGcaaaaagaagcagagaaatttCAAGTTGAGCTTTCTGGCGTTCTTTAACAATCTTCAGCATGTTAAAGACACATTCTACCTAAAAACCCTCACTGATATACCAAAACACAAGCTTCCAATTGCCTTCTTCCTCAAGCTTTTCAGTTTGTTTCCCCGGACT comes from the Capricornis sumatraensis isolate serow.1 chromosome 22, serow.2, whole genome shotgun sequence genome and includes:
- the GPX5 gene encoding epididymal secretory glutathione peroxidase; the protein is MTVQLRASCLFLLFLAGFVQTNYSLEKMDCYKDVKGTIYDYDAFTLNGKEHIQFKQYAGKHVLFVNVATYCGLTAQYPELNALQEELKPFGLVVLGFPCNQFGKQEPGENSEILPGLKYVRPGGGYVPNFQLFEKGDVNGETEQKVFTFLKQSCPHPSEFMGSIKHISWEPIMVRDIRWNFEKFLVGPDGVPVMRWFHRTPVSTVKSDILAYMKQFQTK